Proteins found in one Limnohabitans sp. TEGF004 genomic segment:
- a CDS encoding cation:proton antiporter → MSSLELTLLYLCAAVVSVVGCRLLHLPAMLGYLFAGVVIGPNALALANDSAAIEHLAEFGVVFLMFVIGLEFNLPKLMRMRKLVFGLGLGQVVLTLVGALLFNLAVGFALKELGYIWRLSWQAALALGSALAMSSTAIVVKLMADRVEMESPHGQRVMGVLLFQDLAVVPLLVLIPALADMGEHNLWKVLSIAMLKAAVLVGLLLWGGQRVMRSWLHLVARRKSDELFMLNLLFMTLGLAWLTELAGLSLAMGAFLAGMLIAETDFKHKVEADIRPFHDVLLGLFFITIGMKLDWEVLIDSWGWVLLLSIVPLFLKAGLVFVLARITGAPAGVSLRTSLYLAQAGEFGFVLLTLGLQNALIPAAWMSPILASMVLSMIATPFLVMNADRIVNRLISNDWLLQSLALTGMAQRSLKVENHVIVCGYGRSGHNLVDLLKLENIPYVALDSDPDQVQMGRDHGHHVELGDATRFSSLMSAGLVRASAVAVTYPDLPSALKVLAWVKEHAPHVPVIVRTHDDEHLEDLRAAGAAEVVPEVIEGSLMLASQTLAHIGIPLKRVIRLVQGQRMTRYALMRDVLKHKEGLGDTEPR, encoded by the coding sequence ATGTCATCCCTTGAACTCACCCTGCTGTATTTGTGCGCTGCCGTGGTCAGCGTGGTGGGGTGTCGTCTGTTGCATTTGCCTGCCATGTTGGGCTATTTGTTTGCGGGCGTGGTGATTGGACCCAACGCTTTGGCGCTGGCCAACGACTCGGCGGCAATTGAACACTTGGCAGAGTTTGGCGTGGTGTTTTTGATGTTCGTCATCGGGTTGGAGTTCAACCTGCCCAAACTCATGCGCATGCGCAAGTTGGTGTTTGGTTTGGGACTGGGCCAAGTGGTGCTCACGCTGGTGGGTGCTTTGTTGTTCAACCTCGCTGTGGGCTTTGCGCTCAAAGAATTGGGCTACATCTGGCGTTTGAGCTGGCAAGCGGCCTTGGCACTCGGCAGTGCGCTGGCCATGTCCAGCACTGCCATCGTGGTCAAGCTCATGGCTGACCGTGTCGAGATGGAATCCCCCCACGGCCAACGCGTGATGGGCGTGTTGTTGTTTCAAGATTTGGCCGTGGTGCCGCTCTTGGTGCTCATCCCCGCACTGGCCGACATGGGTGAACACAACCTGTGGAAAGTTTTGTCGATCGCCATGCTCAAAGCGGCGGTGCTGGTGGGCTTGCTGTTGTGGGGTGGCCAACGTGTGATGCGCAGTTGGTTGCACTTGGTGGCGCGCCGCAAGAGCGATGAGCTGTTCATGCTCAACCTCTTGTTCATGACGCTGGGTTTGGCATGGCTCACCGAGCTGGCCGGTTTGTCGCTGGCCATGGGCGCCTTCTTAGCCGGTATGTTGATTGCCGAAACCGATTTCAAACACAAGGTGGAGGCAGATATTCGGCCCTTCCACGATGTGTTGCTGGGCTTGTTCTTCATCACCATCGGCATGAAGCTCGATTGGGAAGTGTTGATTGACAGCTGGGGCTGGGTGCTGTTGCTGTCCATCGTGCCTTTGTTCCTCAAAGCAGGTTTGGTGTTTGTGTTGGCCCGCATCACCGGTGCGCCTGCGGGCGTGAGCCTACGCACCTCGTTGTACTTGGCGCAAGCGGGTGAATTCGGTTTTGTGCTGTTGACACTGGGCCTGCAAAACGCGCTCATCCCCGCCGCGTGGATGAGCCCCATCTTGGCGTCGATGGTGTTATCGATGATTGCCACGCCCTTCTTGGTGATGAATGCCGATCGCATCGTCAACCGCCTCATCAGCAACGACTGGCTGCTGCAATCGCTGGCCCTCACCGGCATGGCGCAGCGATCGCTCAAGGTAGAAAACCACGTCATCGTGTGCGGCTATGGTCGCAGCGGCCACAACTTGGTGGACTTACTCAAGCTCGAAAACATTCCCTACGTGGCCCTCGACTCTGACCCCGATCAAGTGCAAATGGGCCGCGACCATGGCCACCATGTGGAGCTGGGCGACGCCACCCGTTTCTCAAGCCTCATGTCCGCAGGCTTGGTACGTGCCTCTGCGGTGGCGGTGACTTACCCCGACCTACCCTCGGCGCTCAAGGTGTTGGCATGGGTCAAAGAACACGCACCGCATGTACCTGTGATCGTGCGCACCCATGACGACGAACACCTCGAAGACCTGCGCGCAGCAGGTGCCGCCGAAGTGGTGCCCGAAGTGATTGAAGGCAGCCTCATGCTGGCCAGCCAAACCTTGGCCCACATTGGCATTCCCCTCAAACGTGTGATTCGCTTGGTGCAAGGCCAACGTATGACGCGCTATGCGCTGATGCGCGATGTGCTCAAGCACAAAGAGGGGTTGGGGGATACGGAACCGCGTTGA
- a CDS encoding EndoU domain-containing protein, with amino-acid sequence MNKLIRVGLALVIVALSAFFSYKGSHSSSNTASHEKAKSVAVAQEAMPASNSPIDFKHIIGADYKRRTGEPTGGHTLLNGDVRVIEGSASSPDATGVYRAQVQMADPQRAGQWITKTDRNGNPMPNTMFPKDWTAEQVVSEVNAAWFSPTKTIRGEKWSALTPSGVRVEGYLEPRVTAYPVYSKRH; translated from the coding sequence GTGAATAAATTGATTCGTGTTGGATTGGCTTTGGTGATCGTCGCGCTGTCGGCGTTCTTTTCTTACAAAGGGTCGCACAGTTCATCGAACACAGCGTCGCATGAAAAAGCCAAGTCAGTGGCCGTGGCTCAAGAGGCCATGCCTGCCAGCAACTCCCCCATTGATTTCAAACACATCATCGGTGCAGATTACAAACGTCGCACCGGTGAGCCCACAGGCGGCCACACCTTGCTCAATGGCGATGTGCGCGTGATTGAAGGCAGTGCTTCTTCCCCTGATGCCACCGGCGTGTACCGCGCCCAAGTGCAAATGGCAGACCCACAGCGTGCAGGCCAGTGGATTACCAAGACCGATCGCAACGGCAACCCCATGCCCAACACCATGTTCCCCAAAGATTGGACCGCTGAGCAAGTGGTGAGCGAGGTGAATGCCGCATGGTTCAGCCCCACCAAAACCATTCGTGGTGAGAAATGGAGCGCGCTCACGCCCAGCGGTGTGCGTGTGGAAGGTTATCTAGAACCACGCGTCACGGCGTATCCCGTGTACAGCAAACGCCACTGA
- a CDS encoding gamma-glutamyltransferase family protein yields the protein MGTSTRSHCCVVVVVLLGACTTQLHNNTPLQPEIATGFTRKADVVTQKFAVAAANPLATQAGFEMLKAGGSAVDAAIAVQMVLGLVEPQSSGLGGGAFLLHSTAGDGAASSAKVQAFDGRETAPAAATEDMLLNAEGQPLAFHAAVVGGRSVGTPGVLRMLAQAHAQHGKLPWAKLFEPAIAFANQGFAISPRLHAQLKADAYLRLDASARAYFYQANGEPHAIGHVLRNPELAAVLQRIALEGVQAFYSGEVAEAVVRKVQQHPSNPGRLALSDLANYQAKERTPVCFDHAAASRVYRVCGFPPPSSGAIAIGQILGMLQHTPASLMSPPTEAVDGTPDPRWLHLYTEASRLAFADRALYVADPDFAPAPSGEWQSLLAPAYLRERAKLIRPTAMPQALPGVPVRAQRSSFAPMVEKPEYGTSHISIVDGYGNALAMTTTIEDAFGSRQMVKGFLLNNELTDFSFTPRDSQGRLVANRVQPNKRPRSSMSPTLVFDKATGQLVMSVGSPGGAMIIHFTAKTLVGVLNWGLSPQQAIALPNFGSVGGPLVLEGGRFAPATLAALRERGHEVRELALTSGLQAVVKQNRNEKFVWVSGADPRREGEVMGE from the coding sequence ATGGGCACTTCGACTCGTTCGCACTGCTGCGTTGTGGTGGTGGTGTTGTTGGGGGCGTGCACCACGCAGCTCCACAACAACACACCACTGCAACCCGAAATCGCCACAGGGTTCACGCGCAAAGCCGATGTCGTCACCCAAAAATTTGCAGTGGCTGCGGCCAACCCCTTGGCCACACAAGCAGGCTTTGAGATGTTGAAAGCAGGCGGTTCGGCGGTCGATGCCGCCATCGCCGTGCAAATGGTGTTGGGCTTGGTCGAGCCGCAATCCAGTGGACTGGGTGGCGGTGCTTTTTTGTTGCACAGCACAGCGGGTGATGGCGCAGCAAGCAGTGCCAAAGTGCAAGCCTTTGATGGCCGTGAAACTGCCCCTGCGGCGGCTACCGAAGACATGCTGCTCAATGCCGAGGGCCAGCCTCTGGCGTTTCACGCGGCCGTGGTGGGTGGTCGCTCGGTGGGCACACCCGGCGTGTTGCGCATGTTGGCGCAAGCGCATGCCCAACACGGCAAACTGCCGTGGGCCAAATTGTTTGAGCCTGCCATTGCGTTTGCGAATCAAGGCTTTGCCATCAGCCCGCGTTTGCACGCGCAGCTCAAGGCAGATGCGTATTTGCGTTTAGACGCATCTGCACGCGCTTACTTTTACCAAGCCAATGGCGAGCCGCACGCGATCGGCCATGTGTTGCGCAACCCAGAGTTAGCCGCTGTGTTGCAACGCATCGCCCTTGAGGGCGTGCAAGCGTTTTACAGCGGCGAGGTGGCCGAGGCCGTGGTGCGCAAAGTGCAGCAGCACCCCAGCAATCCAGGACGCTTGGCATTGAGCGACTTGGCCAACTACCAAGCCAAAGAACGCACACCTGTGTGTTTTGACCATGCCGCCGCGAGCCGTGTGTACCGTGTGTGTGGTTTTCCACCGCCCAGTTCGGGCGCGATTGCCATTGGCCAAATACTGGGCATGTTGCAGCACACACCCGCATCATTGATGTCGCCCCCGACTGAGGCTGTGGATGGCACACCCGACCCGCGTTGGTTGCATCTGTATACCGAGGCCTCGCGCTTGGCCTTCGCCGACCGTGCCTTGTATGTGGCCGACCCCGACTTTGCGCCGGCCCCCAGCGGCGAATGGCAAAGCTTGCTGGCCCCTGCGTATTTGCGCGAGCGCGCCAAACTCATTCGCCCCACGGCCATGCCGCAAGCCTTGCCTGGTGTGCCCGTGCGTGCGCAACGTAGCAGCTTTGCACCCATGGTGGAGAAGCCTGAGTACGGCACCTCGCACATCAGCATCGTGGATGGATACGGCAACGCGTTGGCCATGACCACCACCATCGAAGACGCGTTTGGTTCGCGCCAAATGGTGAAAGGTTTTTTGCTCAACAACGAGCTGACCGATTTCAGCTTTACCCCGCGTGATTCGCAGGGCCGCCTTGTGGCCAACCGTGTGCAGCCCAACAAACGCCCGCGCTCGTCCATGTCGCCCACCTTGGTGTTTGACAAAGCCACGGGTCAATTGGTGATGAGTGTGGGTAGCCCCGGCGGCGCGATGATCATTCACTTCACCGCCAAAACTCTGGTGGGCGTGTTGAACTGGGGCCTGAGCCCGCAGCAAGCCATTGCGTTGCCCAACTTTGGCAGCGTGGGCGGCCCACTGGTGTTGGAAGGCGGGCGCTTTGCGCCTGCTACCCTTGCGGCCTTGCGCGAGCGCGGCCACGAGGTGAGGGAACTTGCATTGACCAGCGGCTTGCAAGCCGTGGTCAAACAAAACAGAAATGAAAAATTCGTGTGGGTGAGCGGCGCTGACCCACGACGTGAAGGTGAGGTGATGGGTGAATAA
- a CDS encoding DUF3422 domain-containing protein gives MIDHPQRLALHNEVHARPPEPMQAPQVISRVVMWVDRASAQASRDHLAQLLHDHHLPAPDAQTNHVRMDLGSFRLRWELHTEFVSWTFMRPVSSDVFAQAEPMTAVQAVPQKWLTQLPGECLARLHVWLVPSSTLDIHTDMPKVLHEDTLVASTVAEGHGEVYTDFQLHPDGYSRIVLLTGSLTPRRQGRLVQQLLEIETYRMAALLGVPAAREASQALADAERELAAMANAIRNAKSADEAGLLDRLTRLAGEVEGQYASTHSRFSATRAYFELVDRRIRDIAESRMPGMQTIAEFMERRLSPARSTCDWASRRQNALSERVSRMSNLLRTRVDFEQQQSSQALLTTMNQRQDLQLKMQSTVEGLSVAAITYYFTGLVSYLAKGAEKVGWPFSPDLTAACALPFVGLLVWLSMRRLHNRVFKK, from the coding sequence ATGATCGACCACCCCCAACGACTGGCCCTGCACAACGAAGTGCACGCACGTCCCCCAGAGCCCATGCAGGCACCGCAGGTGATTTCGCGCGTGGTCATGTGGGTGGACCGTGCCAGTGCGCAAGCGAGTCGCGACCACTTGGCGCAGTTGCTGCACGATCACCATTTACCCGCGCCTGATGCGCAGACCAACCATGTGCGCATGGATCTGGGCTCGTTTCGCCTACGTTGGGAGCTGCACACCGAGTTTGTGTCATGGACCTTCATGCGCCCTGTGAGCTCGGATGTGTTTGCGCAGGCAGAGCCCATGACAGCTGTGCAAGCTGTCCCCCAAAAATGGTTGACCCAGTTGCCTGGTGAGTGCTTGGCGCGTTTGCATGTGTGGCTTGTGCCGTCGTCTACCTTGGACATTCACACAGACATGCCCAAGGTGCTGCATGAGGACACCTTGGTTGCTTCCACCGTGGCCGAAGGGCACGGCGAGGTGTACACCGATTTTCAGTTGCACCCCGATGGCTACTCACGCATTGTGTTGTTGACAGGCTCGCTCACGCCGCGTCGTCAAGGTCGTTTAGTCCAGCAACTGTTGGAGATTGAGACCTACCGCATGGCCGCCTTGCTGGGTGTTCCCGCAGCCCGAGAGGCTTCGCAGGCGCTCGCCGATGCCGAGCGCGAGCTGGCTGCCATGGCCAACGCCATTCGCAATGCTAAAAGTGCCGACGAAGCAGGGTTGTTGGACCGTCTCACGCGTTTGGCCGGCGAAGTGGAAGGCCAATACGCCAGCACGCATTCACGCTTCTCGGCCACGCGCGCTTACTTTGAGTTGGTGGACCGCCGCATCCGTGACATTGCCGAGTCGCGCATGCCCGGCATGCAAACCATTGCTGAATTCATGGAGCGTCGTTTGTCGCCTGCACGCAGCACCTGTGACTGGGCGTCGCGCCGTCAAAACGCATTGTCTGAACGCGTCTCACGCATGAGTAACTTGTTGCGCACACGGGTCGACTTTGAACAACAACAAAGCAGCCAAGCCTTGCTCACCACCATGAACCAACGCCAAGACTTGCAACTCAAAATGCAGTCCACGGTGGAGGGTTTGTCCGTGGCGGCGATCACCTATTACTTCACGGGCTTGGTGAGCTACTTGGCCAAGGGCGCCGAGAAGGTGGGTTGGCCGTTCTCACCTGACCTGACAGCCGCTTGCGCTTTGCCGTTTGTAGGCTTGTTGGTGTGGCTGTCGATGCGACGGCTGCACAACAGAGTATTTAAGAAATGA